A region from the Gossypium hirsutum isolate 1008001.06 chromosome A08, Gossypium_hirsutum_v2.1, whole genome shotgun sequence genome encodes:
- the LOC107888882 gene encoding uncharacterized protein: MTLRSGKVLEPVLDTIRSHDTSHAHDASQDKEKLDTEAPVESTPQKSFAVPPPFPGRLVQCKKERDEKEILDTFQKVEINIPLLDSIKQIPRYAKFLRDLCTSKRKLLGNEKVSVGENVSAVLQRKIPPKYKDQSMFSISCKIGSVGIKKAMCDLGTSINVMPLSIYKLLNAGPLKETGVIIQLADRSVVHPEGVLEDVLVKISELIFPADFYIIDMEDDNSENSSDILLG, from the coding sequence ATGAcgctaaggagtgggaaagtttTGGAGCCCGTACTTGACACAATTCGCAGCCATGACACTAGTCACGCCCACGATGCAAGTCAAGATAAGGAGAAACTTGACACAGAGGCTCCAGTAGAGTCGACACCACAAAAGTCATTTGCAGTACCACCTCCGTTTCCCGGACGACTTGTCCAATGTAAGAAGGAGCGAGACGAGAAGGAGATCCTCGACACTTTCCAGAAGGTAGAAATCAACATACCTCTCCTCGACTCAATCAAACAGATCCCACGATACGCCAAATTCTTGAGAGATTTATGCACAAGTAAAAGGAAACTTTTGGGAAATGAAAAGGTAAGCGTCGGAGAGAATGTCTCCGCCGTTCTGCAACGGAAAATACCACCCAAATATAAGGACCAAAGTATGTTTTCCATATCCTGTAAAATAGGTAGTGTCGGTATTAAAAAAGCAATGTGTGACTTAGGcacatcaattaatgttatgcctttgtcAATTTATAAACTACTTAACGCGGGTCCTTTAAAGGAAACAGGTGTGATAATCCAGCTTGCAGATAGATCTGTGGTACATCCGGAGGGAGTATTAGAGGACGTTCTTGTCAAGATAAGCGAACTAATATTTCCTGCAGACTTCTATATTATCGACATGGAGGATGACAATTCGGAAAATTCATCCGACATACTCCTCGGTTGA